From Burkholderiaceae bacterium DAT-1, a single genomic window includes:
- a CDS encoding nitric-oxide reductase large subunit, whose translation MKSTRSIWRWLALVCVLSFSVLLYMGREIWLSAPPIPDKVVSSDGKVLYTGVQIQHGQQVWLAAGGQQIGTVWGHGSYVAPDWSADWLHREAIAYRDELARNQYHGEFESLTAEEQAVVSSLLVEGMRKNRYDAQTSTLIIPHLRALAIEQTAKHYDALYGDTAKLATLRDQYAMTTNSVPSAADRVDLTAFYFWAAWATATDMPGERLHSYTNNWPHEPLVQNTPTTANGMWSIASVIILLAGIAAMVWVHMARGDHDEEGVAPEKDPLFSLTATPSMKATKKYFYVVIGLLLTQIGMGAITAHFAVEGSAFFGIPLADVLPFSVSRTIHTQFGVLWIATAWLATGLYIAPLLAGFEPKLQKLGVDVLFWALIFIVVGSTACGWLGTLQHRGVDFTFWLGSQGLEFTSMGRIWQYLLFAGLLIWLGLMARALIPAIRQAKQGKGLIAMVFLSASCIGLFYASSLVWGQHTHYSMIEYWRWWLVHLWVEGFFEVFATAVIALIFARLGLVKMESANRAIVLETIVFLFGGILGTLHHLFFVSASTGVIALGAVFSAFEVVPLALVGFEGWQTWKRTRAAPWVATWRWPILFFVAVGVWNSIGAGLLGFSINPPISLYYVQGLNMTPAHGHAALFGVYGMLGIGLMLFCLKGMSNSRSWDDKLLSKAFWCLNIGLAMMVFLSVLPSGIYQAWASVSQGLWYARSPEIVHSAVMHGFVWARVPGDIVFAIGALYLALFAARLLLAPKALKVESRTVNQKA comes from the coding sequence ATGAAATCCACTCGATCAATTTGGAGATGGCTGGCACTGGTGTGTGTCCTGTCGTTCTCCGTGCTGCTCTATATGGGGCGGGAAATCTGGCTGTCCGCGCCGCCCATTCCGGATAAGGTTGTCTCGTCAGATGGGAAGGTCCTTTACACCGGCGTCCAGATTCAGCACGGGCAACAGGTCTGGCTGGCTGCCGGCGGCCAGCAGATTGGTACGGTCTGGGGGCATGGCAGCTATGTTGCCCCGGACTGGAGTGCAGACTGGCTGCATCGTGAAGCGATTGCCTATCGCGATGAACTCGCCCGCAATCAGTATCACGGCGAATTCGAATCGCTGACCGCTGAAGAGCAGGCCGTTGTCAGTAGCCTGCTGGTCGAGGGAATGCGCAAGAATCGATACGATGCGCAAACATCTACCCTGATCATCCCGCATCTGCGCGCGCTGGCGATTGAGCAAACTGCTAAGCATTACGATGCGCTCTATGGTGATACCGCCAAGCTGGCGACCTTGCGTGATCAGTACGCCATGACCACCAATAGCGTGCCATCTGCAGCGGACCGGGTTGATCTGACAGCCTTCTACTTCTGGGCGGCCTGGGCGACGGCGACGGATATGCCGGGCGAGCGTCTGCATTCCTATACCAACAACTGGCCGCATGAGCCGCTGGTGCAAAACACACCGACAACAGCCAATGGCATGTGGTCGATTGCCAGTGTGATCATCCTGCTGGCCGGGATTGCGGCGATGGTGTGGGTGCATATGGCACGTGGCGATCATGACGAGGAAGGCGTTGCCCCTGAAAAGGACCCGCTGTTCAGCCTCACCGCCACACCTTCGATGAAGGCCACCAAAAAGTACTTCTATGTGGTGATCGGCCTGCTGCTGACCCAGATCGGCATGGGCGCCATCACTGCGCACTTTGCTGTGGAAGGCTCGGCATTCTTCGGGATTCCGCTGGCCGATGTGCTGCCATTCTCGGTTAGTCGCACGATTCATACGCAATTTGGCGTACTGTGGATTGCCACTGCCTGGCTGGCCACGGGTCTGTATATCGCGCCATTGCTGGCTGGCTTCGAGCCAAAGCTGCAAAAGCTGGGCGTGGATGTGCTGTTCTGGGCACTGATCTTTATCGTGGTGGGTTCGACCGCTTGCGGCTGGCTCGGCACCCTGCAGCATCGCGGCGTGGATTTCACATTCTGGCTGGGTAGCCAGGGGCTGGAATTCACCAGCATGGGTCGTATCTGGCAATATCTGCTGTTTGCTGGCCTGTTGATCTGGCTGGGCTTGATGGCACGCGCGCTGATTCCGGCCATCCGTCAGGCCAAGCAAGGCAAGGGCCTGATCGCCATGGTCTTCCTATCGGCCAGTTGTATCGGCCTGTTCTATGCCTCTTCTCTGGTGTGGGGACAACACACACACTATTCGATGATCGAATACTGGCGCTGGTGGCTGGTACATCTGTGGGTGGAAGGTTTCTTCGAAGTCTTTGCAACTGCCGTCATCGCCCTGATTTTTGCGCGACTCGGACTGGTGAAGATGGAAAGTGCTAACCGCGCCATCGTGCTGGAAACCATTGTGTTCCTGTTCGGCGGCATTCTGGGCACGCTGCACCATCTGTTCTTTGTGAGCGCCTCGACCGGTGTGATTGCACTGGGTGCGGTCTTCTCGGCATTCGAAGTGGTGCCGCTGGCACTGGTGGGCTTCGAGGGCTGGCAAACCTGGAAGCGCACGCGCGCTGCACCGTGGGTGGCAACGTGGCGCTGGCCGATTCTGTTCTTCGTGGCTGTGGGCGTGTGGAACAGTATTGGTGCCGGTCTGCTGGGCTTCTCCATCAATCCGCCGATCTCGCTGTACTACGTGCAGGGTCTGAACATGACCCCGGCACACGGCCACGCCGCGCTCTTCGGGGTGTACGGCATGCTGGGCATCGGCCTGATGCTGTTCTGCCTGAAGGGCATGAGCAATAGCCGTTCATGGGATGACAAGCTGCTGTCCAAGGCTTTCTGGTGCCTGAATATCGGTCTGGCGATGATGGTATTCCTGTCGGTGCTGCCATCCGGTATCTATCAGGCCTGGGCCAGTGTCTCGCAGGGGCTGTGGTATGCCCGTTCCCCGGAAATCGTGCATTCGGCCGTGATGCATGGCTTCGTATGGGCACGCGTGCCGGGTGACATTGTGTTCGCGATTGGTGCGCTGTATCTGGCCCTGTTCGCAGCACGCCTGCTGCTGGCACCCAAAGCGCTCAAGGTCGAATCACGCACCGTGAATCAGAAGGCTTAA
- a CDS encoding SirB2 family protein: MDYLMIRTVHVTCACTSIALFMLRVGLTLAGKEWRGNLWLKVLPHINDTLLLSAALYLAFASHQYPFHSGWLTAKLCAVLMYILLGKQALKAKQPRMRAMLFSLGALMSVAYIVSVALTRSPTPFL, translated from the coding sequence ATGGATTATTTGATGATTCGAACTGTGCATGTAACGTGTGCCTGCACCAGCATTGCACTTTTTATGTTAAGAGTCGGTTTGACGCTGGCAGGGAAAGAATGGCGAGGAAATCTGTGGCTCAAGGTTTTACCGCATATTAACGACACCCTCCTATTGAGCGCAGCTCTGTATCTTGCTTTCGCAAGCCATCAGTATCCCTTTCATTCCGGCTGGCTGACAGCCAAGCTCTGTGCCGTGCTGATGTATATCCTGCTGGGCAAGCAAGCCCTGAAAGCCAAGCAACCCCGGATGCGCGCCATGCTCTTCAGTCTGGGGGCGCTGATGTCTGTTGCGTATATTGTGTCTGTTGCGCTCACTCGTTCACCTACTCCATTCCTTTGA
- a CDS encoding hemerythrin domain-containing protein yields MAAYIDTLKQQHITGNQTIEHIEQLGSRLTSDEAVTLVNTMEAEILNHFNEEETRLFPALEAVIGSHCGPTSVMRAEHEAIRQQIDTCKAAIAEGVDVLSAELDTLFILLQQHNVKEENVLYPLCEQCLPQLATWLPLALEAS; encoded by the coding sequence ATGGCCGCCTATATCGATACCCTCAAGCAGCAGCACATCACTGGTAATCAAACGATTGAACACATCGAACAGCTGGGTTCACGCCTTACATCGGATGAGGCGGTGACACTCGTCAACACCATGGAGGCCGAAATCTTGAATCATTTCAACGAAGAGGAAACACGGTTATTCCCGGCACTTGAAGCGGTGATTGGCTCGCATTGCGGCCCGACATCGGTGATGCGTGCAGAACACGAAGCCATCCGGCAGCAGATTGATACCTGCAAAGCAGCCATTGCTGAGGGTGTTGATGTGTTGTCTGCAGAACTGGATACTTTGTTCATCTTGCTTCAGCAGCACAATGTCAAAGAGGAAAACGTCCTGTATCCCTTATGCGAGCAATGCCTGCCTCAATTGGCCACATGGTTGCCGCTTGCGCTGGAAGCCTCGTGA
- a CDS encoding Crp/Fnr family transcriptional regulator, whose protein sequence is MERIADIEALLSQQPIFRSLEQDQIVRLAQRCRRVRVQKHRHVFRQGESAEGIYVLAVGQVVLTIPSSSQAQEKVVEFFGPGRTFGEAFMFLDRPYMVDAQALEDSMLLLVEKQAIFDTLDDDPMFARRMLAGLSVRLHTLMQDIATVNLQNSMQRVAAFLLAQPREDGKTAFACNKNLIASKLGITPETFSRVLNQLSNKGLITVNGRDVDIHDVEAIQQVVFALE, encoded by the coding sequence ATGGAACGAATTGCGGATATTGAAGCGCTGCTGTCGCAACAGCCCATTTTCCGGTCGCTGGAGCAGGATCAGATTGTCCGGCTGGCGCAACGGTGCAGGCGCGTGCGGGTGCAGAAGCATCGGCATGTATTCCGTCAGGGAGAGTCTGCTGAAGGGATATATGTGCTGGCAGTAGGGCAGGTGGTGCTGACCATTCCATCTTCCAGCCAGGCACAGGAGAAGGTGGTGGAATTCTTCGGTCCGGGGCGAACCTTTGGTGAGGCCTTCATGTTTCTGGATCGACCCTATATGGTGGATGCACAGGCGCTCGAAGACTCCATGCTACTGCTTGTGGAAAAGCAAGCCATTTTTGATACGCTGGATGACGATCCAATGTTTGCCCGGCGAATGCTGGCAGGGCTGTCGGTTCGCCTACATACCTTGATGCAGGATATCGCCACCGTGAATTTGCAAAATTCCATGCAGCGCGTAGCGGCCTTCCTGTTGGCACAGCCACGCGAGGATGGCAAAACCGCTTTTGCCTGCAACAAGAATCTGATTGCCTCCAAGCTCGGCATCACGCCAGAAACGTTCTCACGGGTGCTGAATCAACTGAGTAACAAGGGTCTGATCACCGTGAATGGCCGGGATGTGGACATCCACGATGTTGAGGCCATTCAGCAGGTAGTGTTTGCTTTGGAATGA
- a CDS encoding NnrS family protein: MKAESGFAKRLWQVPHRMGFLFGVISLVMLAGWWAIVLMTAATPVVPAVLAHGVLMPIGCFPLFMLGFLFTAGPRWLAINHTPPHGPIMTGFLVGLMVALGGLHAERSVILAGFLVMILAWAGATLAWIRCILLSSLQDRAHAWRLAVAMSVGFISMTAAAMWARSGDTTIWLLTRNLSMWGFLLPVFLIVSHRMIPFFTQSALASSSVLWRPMRLLDAWLLACLGRILTSSLQLNGLTAIIDGALAISFAFTSWRWGIVASLKVRLLAMLHLSFAWLAPACGLQLLVDLGCAPASAPIHALATGLFVTMLVGFVTRVTYGHGGRSLQVDGVTWWIYCGLHLLAALRVGLALMTSAGSALHMVVVAWVILLLFWAARMVPIYLHPRLDGKPG, encoded by the coding sequence ATGAAAGCTGAGTCCGGGTTTGCAAAACGCTTGTGGCAGGTGCCTCATCGCATGGGATTCTTGTTTGGTGTCATATCGCTGGTGATGTTGGCTGGATGGTGGGCGATTGTATTGATGACGGCGGCTACACCTGTGGTGCCAGCCGTTCTGGCCCACGGGGTGTTGATGCCTATTGGCTGCTTTCCGCTCTTCATGCTGGGATTTCTGTTTACAGCAGGCCCGCGCTGGCTAGCCATTAATCATACACCGCCTCACGGCCCGATCATGACGGGTTTCCTTGTAGGGTTGATGGTTGCGCTGGGTGGCTTGCATGCTGAGCGGTCTGTGATACTCGCCGGTTTTCTGGTGATGATTCTGGCTTGGGCTGGTGCCACGCTGGCATGGATACGCTGCATCTTGTTGAGCAGTTTACAAGATCGTGCCCATGCATGGCGGCTGGCGGTGGCGATGAGCGTGGGCTTCATCTCCATGACAGCAGCGGCCATGTGGGCACGCAGTGGCGATACAACCATCTGGCTACTCACACGCAATCTCTCCATGTGGGGTTTTTTGCTGCCTGTCTTTCTCATCGTCTCACACCGGATGATTCCCTTCTTTACTCAGTCTGCACTGGCTTCATCCAGTGTGCTCTGGCGGCCCATGCGCTTGCTGGATGCATGGCTGCTGGCCTGCCTTGGCCGCATCCTGACCAGCAGCTTGCAGCTAAATGGCCTGACTGCGATCATTGATGGTGCTCTGGCTATATCCTTCGCGTTTACCTCGTGGCGATGGGGCATTGTTGCAAGCCTGAAAGTACGCCTCTTAGCCATGCTGCATCTCTCTTTTGCGTGGTTGGCACCAGCCTGTGGCTTGCAGCTTCTGGTTGATTTGGGCTGTGCCCCCGCCTCAGCTCCCATTCATGCACTGGCAACTGGTCTGTTTGTGACTATGCTAGTTGGGTTTGTCACCCGCGTGACCTATGGTCACGGCGGTAGATCGCTGCAGGTGGATGGCGTTACTTGGTGGATATATTGCGGTCTACATTTACTGGCTGCGCTCAGAGTTGGCCTAGCGCTGATGACCTCAGCTGGATCGGCACTTCATATGGTTGTAGTCGCCTGGGTGATATTGCTGCTGTTTTGGGCCGCGCGAATGGTACCAATCTACCTTCACCCCCGTCTTGACGGCAAACCCGGTTAG
- the moaD gene encoding molybdopterin converting factor subunit 1, giving the protein MRVQLLFFAKFRDQLGIDSTECELPFSEGTIADLITYLTTLGPSWAETLGGRQIYRVAQNQEMANFNMPLREGAEIAIFPPVTGG; this is encoded by the coding sequence ATGAGAGTTCAGTTGCTGTTTTTTGCCAAATTCCGCGATCAGCTCGGAATCGATTCAACCGAGTGCGAATTGCCTTTCAGTGAAGGCACTATAGCTGATCTGATTACATACCTTACTACGCTTGGTCCGAGTTGGGCCGAAACATTAGGTGGTAGACAGATTTACCGCGTAGCCCAGAATCAAGAAATGGCAAATTTCAACATGCCGTTGCGTGAAGGGGCGGAGATCGCAATTTTTCCTCCCGTGACAGGCGGGTGA
- the moaA gene encoding GTP 3',8-cyclase MoaA translates to MYTPTAMFDSFGRHIHYLRVSVTDRCDLRCTYCLPKDFKDYEEPAHWLSPDEMVRLVSLFVRLGVSKVRLTGGEPLLRRGVERIAAGISAIEGLKDLSLSTNGTLLGKMAAPMKAAGVARLNVSLDSLDPDCFARVTGRDCLDKVLVGLDAAREAGFSPIKLNMVVMPDVNVDDVEALMDYALRHGFILRLIEPMPMGRTGQATRSMDLTQFAAGMASRFDLIPEIMGHGAGPARYWKSVDGQSSFGVITPMSQHFCAACNRVRLGVDGCLYLCLGQNDQVPLGSLLRAGATDNELIQAILRGIAIKPERHHFNEAPAQMVRFMSQTGG, encoded by the coding sequence ATGTACACTCCAACAGCAATGTTCGATTCGTTTGGCAGGCACATCCATTACCTGCGCGTATCGGTCACCGATCGATGTGATCTGCGCTGTACGTATTGTTTGCCAAAGGATTTCAAAGATTACGAAGAACCGGCCCACTGGTTGAGCCCGGATGAAATGGTGCGCTTGGTGTCCCTGTTTGTCCGCCTCGGGGTGAGCAAGGTGCGTCTCACCGGGGGCGAGCCTTTATTGCGCCGGGGAGTGGAACGTATTGCCGCCGGCATCTCGGCCATTGAGGGGTTGAAGGATTTGTCGCTTTCCACCAATGGCACGCTGTTAGGCAAGATGGCTGCGCCCATGAAGGCTGCAGGTGTGGCCCGCTTGAATGTCAGCCTGGATTCACTTGATCCGGATTGCTTTGCACGCGTCACGGGGCGCGATTGTCTCGACAAGGTGCTGGTTGGTCTGGATGCCGCGCGCGAAGCTGGATTCAGTCCGATCAAGCTCAATATGGTGGTGATGCCGGATGTGAATGTCGATGATGTCGAGGCACTGATGGACTATGCGCTCAGACACGGCTTCATCCTGCGCCTGATTGAACCGATGCCGATGGGCCGTACGGGGCAAGCGACGCGCTCAATGGACTTGACACAATTTGCAGCAGGGATGGCTTCACGGTTTGATTTGATTCCTGAAATCATGGGACATGGTGCGGGTCCGGCAAGGTATTGGAAGAGTGTAGACGGCCAGTCTAGCTTTGGCGTGATCACGCCCATGTCCCAGCATTTTTGCGCGGCCTGCAATCGAGTGCGCCTGGGGGTGGATGGATGCCTGTATCTTTGCCTCGGGCAGAACGATCAGGTTCCACTTGGATCTCTCCTACGAGCCGGTGCCACGGATAATGAGCTGATCCAAGCAATTTTACGGGGTATCGCAATCAAACCGGAGCGACATCATTTCAATGAGGCACCTGCACAAATGGTGCGCTTCATGTCGCAAACCGGAGGTTGA
- a CDS encoding site-specific integrase: MNRIDRYLEAAERANTRRSYQGALRHFEVAWGGLLPASSESIARYLADHAHTLSHHTLRHRLAALSHWHRSQGFPDPTKSNLVRQVLKGIRREHPAQEKQAKPIQIDVLNTLDQYLSESIGEANAIGDRQTLLRHTRNRAIVLLGFWRGFRSDELINLRLENLTLDPSRGLTCFIPSSKGDREAVGRTFRCPALSRLCPVSALGDWIKLSALSKGPVFRSINRWGHISEKELSSTSIIPLIRELLEATGTDDVETFSSHSLRRGFASWADANGWDIRELMEYVGWKDMRSALHYVDISGQNLQDRFERGLTSLPPVIADNIPAPQKQTSVIPFRRK; encoded by the coding sequence ATGAATCGCATTGATCGTTATCTCGAAGCAGCTGAGCGAGCTAATACACGGCGTAGCTATCAGGGGGCCTTACGGCATTTTGAAGTTGCCTGGGGTGGACTGCTTCCCGCATCAAGCGAATCAATTGCACGTTACCTAGCCGACCACGCTCACACCTTATCTCACCACACACTGCGTCACCGTCTCGCAGCGCTCTCGCATTGGCACCGATCTCAGGGGTTTCCGGATCCAACTAAATCAAATTTGGTGAGACAGGTTCTCAAGGGCATTCGCAGAGAACACCCTGCACAAGAAAAACAGGCTAAGCCGATCCAGATTGACGTACTGAATACACTTGATCAATACCTGAGCGAGTCCATTGGCGAAGCCAATGCAATAGGGGACCGTCAAACGCTGTTACGTCACACGCGTAACCGAGCCATTGTCTTGCTTGGGTTTTGGCGAGGCTTTCGCTCTGATGAGCTTATTAACCTGCGTCTGGAAAACTTGACACTTGATCCTAGCCGAGGACTGACCTGTTTCATTCCAAGTAGCAAGGGAGATCGAGAGGCTGTGGGGCGGACCTTTCGATGTCCGGCGCTATCTCGGCTGTGCCCGGTTTCGGCGTTGGGGGATTGGATAAAATTGTCGGCTCTGAGCAAAGGGCCAGTTTTCAGGTCTATCAATCGCTGGGGACACATATCTGAGAAGGAGCTTTCATCGACAAGCATTATTCCGTTGATACGAGAACTCCTCGAGGCTACCGGCACTGATGATGTGGAGACATTTTCAAGTCATTCACTACGACGGGGTTTTGCAAGCTGGGCTGATGCCAATGGCTGGGATATCAGAGAGTTAATGGAGTACGTGGGATGGAAAGACATGCGATCTGCGTTGCACTATGTGGATATATCTGGCCAAAATTTACAAGATCGGTTTGAGAGGGGGCTTACCTCCTTGCCTCCTGTAATTGCAGACAACATACCAGCTCCCCAAAAGCAGACCAGTGTGATTCCGTTTCGACGGAAATGA
- a CDS encoding helix-turn-helix domain-containing protein — MNDLARKFGGIMRQHRVQKGISQDELALMTDIDRSYVGRIERGEVNITLEKVYRLARALECNVSDLLP; from the coding sequence ATGAATGACCTCGCCCGAAAGTTTGGCGGCATCATGCGCCAGCACCGTGTCCAAAAAGGAATTTCGCAGGATGAACTTGCACTCATGACTGACATAGATCGCAGCTATGTCGGCCGCATTGAACGAGGTGAAGTCAATATAACCTTGGAAAAGGTTTATCGGCTTGCAAGAGCATTGGAATGCAATGTGAGTGATTTACTGCCCTAA